One genomic window of Gracilinema caldarium DSM 7334 includes the following:
- a CDS encoding sensor histidine kinase: MCRAVQITLLLIAVLLYSIGLILFLNTGSALNFDLWATVIISYLFLGIAGLLMIITTTLPGKILAWLGAVIAYILLGYSIEAYLTIKLCLAAAFFILNGLYLFWPANSIAGSAALVLFAIFQHPSHLLGETMLTSPIPQIDGPSEITFVAVLFVVMLSVSFIRALQDKLKAAQETVSHLDVTIDRLSEFNQDLQRYARTADEEAITRERNRISREIHDISGYIFTNIIALMDAAISMGGRDPAALAELHTTVRVQAKEGLQETRRALRELRASDTHRERGIAAIYKIKSVFERVTGIQVSIEAGNMPPSFGDEIDMAVYRVVQEALTNAMRHGRASHVWVHFWIVDDHLELSVQDDGLGAKDIVKGIGLSGMEERIKNLGGTIKAGNAPEGGFKVLVHIPIRAGRYGKN, from the coding sequence ATGTGCCGTGCTGTACAGATTACCCTATTACTGATAGCGGTCCTCCTGTACAGTATTGGCCTTATTCTTTTTCTTAACACCGGCTCGGCACTTAATTTTGATCTTTGGGCAACGGTCATCATCTCCTACCTGTTTTTAGGTATCGCCGGATTATTAATGATCATAACCACAACCTTGCCGGGTAAAATACTCGCCTGGCTCGGCGCAGTCATTGCCTACATACTGCTCGGTTATTCGATAGAAGCTTACCTTACCATCAAACTGTGTCTGGCCGCCGCGTTTTTTATCCTTAACGGCCTCTACCTTTTTTGGCCGGCCAATAGCATCGCCGGCTCTGCGGCCCTTGTTCTATTTGCAATATTCCAGCACCCAAGCCACTTGCTTGGGGAAACCATGCTTACCTCTCCAATTCCCCAGATTGATGGACCTTCAGAAATTACCTTTGTGGCGGTTCTCTTCGTAGTCATGCTTTCGGTTTCCTTTATTCGGGCTTTGCAGGATAAACTAAAGGCGGCTCAGGAAACGGTATCCCATCTTGATGTCACCATTGACCGGTTGTCCGAATTTAACCAGGACCTGCAGCGCTATGCCCGTACCGCCGATGAAGAAGCCATTACCCGGGAACGGAACCGCATCAGCCGGGAAATACACGACATTTCTGGCTATATTTTTACCAATATCATCGCCCTCATGGATGCGGCCATCAGTATGGGCGGCCGGGACCCGGCGGCCCTGGCAGAATTACACACCACTGTACGGGTTCAGGCCAAGGAAGGGCTCCAGGAAACCCGACGGGCCCTCCGGGAACTGCGGGCCAGCGACACCCACCGTGAACGGGGTATTGCGGCTATTTATAAGATAAAGTCCGTCTTTGAACGGGTTACTGGCATTCAGGTCTCTATAGAAGCGGGAAACATGCCCCCCAGTTTTGGGGATGAGATTGATATGGCGGTCTATCGGGTAGTGCAGGAAGCCCTGACCAATGCCATGCGGCATGGCCGGGCAAGTCATGTGTGGGTCCACTTCTGGATTGTTGATGACCACCTAGAATTAAGTGTACAGGATGATGGTCTGGGGGCCAAAGATATCGTGAAGGGCATAGGATTATCCGGGATGGAAGAACGAATTAAAAACCTTGGAGGAACTATAAAAGCAGGCAATGCCCCAGAAGGAGGCTTTAAAGTGTTAGTTCATATACCCATAAGAGCAGGTAGGTATGGAAAAAATTAA
- a CDS encoding SufB/SufD family protein, with product MATNEKEELLAELLASINQHHYGPDVAHIEIHGNEVLGAHLVDGLEVTSESFAEGVRVEIRVRAGTVIAKPVHFCFGIIPDNGVQKIISHTVIEEGAKAQFMAHCTFPNAVNVQHLMDAKIELQKNATLSYFERHIHGPKGGVTIVPKTVVYLDENARYSTEFELIQGAAGVVELDYQGYCEKDAVLDMKARLYGRLNDAIHIREAVQLKGENAVGILTSHIALKEQAQAIIENEIIAEAPYSRGHVDCKEIVQGEAQARAIPIVFVKDHRAHVTHEAAIGSVDSKQLETLLSRGLTEDEATDLIIKGLLS from the coding sequence ATGGCAACGAATGAAAAAGAAGAACTGCTGGCGGAACTGCTGGCTTCCATCAATCAACATCACTATGGCCCGGACGTGGCTCATATCGAAATACACGGCAACGAAGTGCTTGGCGCCCACCTGGTAGATGGACTCGAGGTAACGTCCGAAAGTTTTGCCGAAGGCGTCCGGGTAGAAATCCGTGTCCGTGCCGGCACGGTCATTGCAAAGCCTGTCCATTTCTGCTTCGGCATAATTCCCGACAACGGGGTGCAAAAAATTATCTCCCATACGGTGATAGAAGAGGGGGCAAAAGCCCAATTTATGGCCCATTGTACCTTTCCCAATGCGGTAAATGTTCAGCACCTCATGGACGCAAAGATCGAATTACAAAAGAATGCAACCCTTTCATATTTCGAGCGGCATATTCATGGCCCCAAGGGCGGGGTAACCATAGTCCCTAAAACAGTTGTGTATCTCGATGAAAACGCCCGCTACAGCACCGAGTTTGAACTGATTCAAGGTGCGGCAGGGGTGGTTGAACTCGATTATCAGGGCTACTGCGAAAAGGATGCGGTTCTGGATATGAAAGCCCGGCTCTATGGCAGACTGAACGACGCTATCCATATCCGCGAAGCGGTACAGCTCAAAGGCGAAAATGCGGTGGGGATTCTGACGAGCCACATCGCACTGAAAGAACAGGCCCAGGCGATAATAGAAAACGAAATTATTGCCGAAGCTCCCTATTCCCGGGGCCATGTGGATTGCAAAGAAATCGTTCAGGGAGAAGCCCAAGCCAGGGCCATTCCCATAGTATTCGTGAAGGACCATCGGGCCCATGTAACCCATGAGGCAGCCATCGGATCGGTAGATTCCAAACAGCTGGAAACCCTCCTGAGCCGGGGTCTCACCGAAGATGAAGCTACAGACCTCATCATTAAGGGACTGCTTTCATAA
- a CDS encoding ATP-binding cassette domain-containing protein, with amino-acid sequence MNLLEIRNLSLVKDGRPLLHDISADIWQGYVHAVIGPNGAGKSTLAQTIMGLSGYRDIEGEIRFNGELINNLSVDERARLGITLVFQEPARFEGLSVPDFILAGAREKRLVLVDEALRVVGLDPNRYRSRAVDKTLSGGERKRIELASVYAMKPRLLLMDEPDSGVDIDSIQHIFTVIRELKAEGTTVLLITHSGEVLQQADHAFLLCAGQIVDKGPMDRMLDYFNGQCAPCTHVGCPDIDRK; translated from the coding sequence TTGAACTTACTAGAAATTCGAAATTTGTCTCTGGTGAAAGACGGCAGACCCCTGCTGCATGATATTTCTGCGGATATCTGGCAGGGCTATGTCCATGCAGTAATCGGTCCAAACGGGGCCGGTAAATCGACCCTTGCCCAAACCATTATGGGGCTCTCCGGCTACCGGGATATCGAAGGGGAAATCCGCTTTAACGGCGAGCTCATCAATAACTTATCGGTTGATGAACGGGCCCGGCTTGGTATTACATTGGTATTCCAGGAACCTGCCCGATTCGAGGGACTGTCGGTACCTGACTTTATTCTGGCAGGGGCCAGGGAAAAGCGACTAGTCCTGGTGGACGAGGCCCTTCGGGTAGTAGGACTCGATCCCAATCGGTATCGATCCCGGGCTGTCGACAAGACCCTCTCGGGGGGCGAACGGAAGCGGATCGAACTGGCGTCGGTGTATGCCATGAAACCCCGGCTCCTCCTGATGGATGAACCGGACAGCGGTGTAGATATCGACTCCATTCAGCATATCTTCACGGTCATTCGGGAACTTAAGGCCGAAGGAACCACAGTACTCCTCATTACCCACAGCGGTGAAGTACTTCAGCAGGCGGATCATGCATTTCTTCTCTGTGCGGGCCAGATTGTAGACAAGGGTCCCATGGACAGGATGCTCGATTATTTTAACGGACAATGTGCGCCCTGTACCCATGTGGGTTGTCCCGATATTGACAGGAAATAA
- a CDS encoding VIT1/CCC1 transporter family protein, with amino-acid sequence MDEALKKQILAAQRNEITEYHVYTKLADLAKNEQNAQVLRSIGEAEKAHAEFWKTKTGVEVEPNWGKVWRTVMLARILGLTFVLKRMEKNEGTASRKYAEIEAAFPEVKKIAEDEAAHEKSLLAMLDEELLQYVGSIVLGLNDALVELTGALAGFTLALGDTKIISLAGLVTGISAAFSMAASDYLSSKAEGDPKAARSALYTGLAYFITVILMILPFLLIPYKFISLAITLAIVVVIIFLFNYYISVAKDLNFRQRFWEMTFISLGVAAFSFTLGWILKIMLGVDA; translated from the coding sequence ATGGACGAGGCTCTAAAAAAACAAATACTTGCAGCTCAGCGAAATGAAATTACCGAATATCATGTCTATACCAAGCTGGCGGATCTTGCCAAAAACGAACAGAATGCTCAGGTTCTGCGGAGCATTGGTGAGGCCGAAAAGGCTCATGCTGAATTCTGGAAAACCAAAACCGGTGTAGAGGTAGAACCAAACTGGGGCAAGGTCTGGCGGACCGTAATGCTCGCCCGCATCTTAGGGCTTACCTTCGTCCTGAAACGGATGGAAAAAAATGAAGGCACCGCCTCCCGTAAATACGCTGAAATTGAAGCGGCCTTTCCAGAAGTAAAAAAAATTGCCGAAGATGAGGCAGCCCATGAGAAAAGCCTCCTCGCTATGCTGGATGAGGAGCTCCTCCAATATGTGGGTTCCATTGTACTCGGTCTTAACGATGCCCTCGTGGAGCTGACTGGGGCCCTTGCAGGCTTTACCCTCGCATTAGGGGATACCAAAATTATTTCGCTGGCCGGGCTCGTTACCGGCATTTCTGCTGCTTTTTCCATGGCAGCATCGGACTACCTCTCCTCGAAAGCTGAGGGGGACCCCAAGGCAGCCCGTTCAGCCCTCTATACCGGCCTTGCCTATTTTATTACGGTTATATTGATGATACTGCCCTTCCTCCTCATACCCTATAAGTTCATCAGCCTTGCCATAACCCTGGCTATTGTAGTGGTGATTATTTTCCTGTTTAACTACTATATCTCTGTCGCCAAGGATCTCAATTTCAGACAGCGGTTCTGGGAAATGACCTTTATCAGTCTTGGGGTAGCAGCATTCTCCTTTACCCTGGGCTGGATCCTCAAAATCATGCTGGGAGTAGATGCCTAG
- a CDS encoding adenosine-specific kinase — protein sequence MKLEFELVQLPVPQDLNIVVGQSHFIKTVEDLAEIMAGSVPGVRYGLAFNEASGPCLVRTEGNDPELVKAAEACALAVGAGHTFYLIMKNAYPINVLDRIKACPEVCQIYCATANPVQVMVATSDQGRGIMGVIDGASPKGTEGEQDKADRKGLLRRFGYKLA from the coding sequence ATGAAGCTTGAGTTTGAACTGGTCCAACTGCCGGTCCCACAGGATCTTAATATTGTGGTCGGACAGTCTCACTTTATTAAAACCGTGGAAGACCTGGCGGAAATCATGGCCGGTTCGGTACCGGGGGTCCGCTATGGCCTCGCCTTTAACGAAGCCTCTGGTCCCTGCCTGGTTCGAACCGAGGGGAATGACCCTGAGCTGGTAAAGGCCGCCGAAGCCTGTGCCCTCGCGGTAGGCGCTGGGCACACCTTTTATCTCATCATGAAAAACGCCTATCCCATCAATGTACTGGATCGTATTAAAGCCTGCCCCGAGGTTTGCCAGATTTATTGTGCCACCGCCAACCCCGTACAGGTAATGGTAGCCACCAGCGACCAGGGCCGAGGCATTATGGGGGTCATTGATGGAGCCAGCCCCAAGGGCACAGAAGGGGAACAGGATAAGGCTGACCGGAAGGGCCTTCTGCGGCGTTTCGGTTATAAGCTTGCGTAG
- the pheT gene encoding phenylalanine--tRNA ligase subunit beta, with product MPKIEVNEQLFYSLVGKRWLDRDAFEEALTCAKAELDEDSDKTQPEAERVLKIELNDTNRPDLWSTAGVARQLRIHSGSGIPAYTFFSRPGAVQESKQYRVVVAPALKDIRPYIAAYVVSGKAIDDSRLKDIIQTQEKLCWNFGRKRRSIAMGVYRTSLIKWPVQYTAADPDTTRFIPLGMDEKLSLQEICEKHPKGQEYGYIVSSYKKFPYLTDAAGETLSFPPVINSARIGAVEVGDSELFVEMTGTDLESLTLAVNMTACDFADMGYTVHPVTVEYPYDTPFGRTLTFPYYFQKPTFCSLKRIEKFLGEALSGPDCVAALQRMGCRAELAEDTEAGSSEKTMGLRVYPPEYRNDFLHAADVVEDVMIGRTLPSFTPLKPRDFTIGRLTPITQFSRKVKELMIGLGYQEMIYNYLGSGKDFIEKMCRDGSQIVRISNPMTENYEYVRDSVLASLMISESVSAHAVFPHKIFEVGKVAYRDASENYGVKTRQHLGFVHAASDANFNTVASQLQALFYYLSREYEVEEVVDNRFIPGRAAGIVYKGQRIGVFGEVHPQVLENWGITMPCTACEVDLDALL from the coding sequence ATGCCAAAGATAGAAGTGAATGAACAACTTTTTTACAGCCTGGTGGGCAAACGCTGGCTCGATCGGGATGCCTTTGAGGAAGCTCTGACCTGTGCCAAGGCAGAATTGGACGAAGACTCTGATAAAACCCAGCCGGAAGCCGAGCGGGTTTTAAAAATCGAGCTGAATGATACAAACCGACCTGACCTCTGGTCTACTGCAGGGGTGGCCCGACAATTACGGATCCACAGTGGCAGCGGTATCCCCGCCTATACCTTCTTTTCCCGGCCCGGCGCTGTTCAGGAATCGAAACAGTACCGTGTTGTTGTGGCCCCTGCCCTGAAAGATATCCGGCCCTATATCGCAGCCTATGTGGTCAGCGGAAAAGCCATTGATGACAGCCGCCTTAAGGATATTATCCAGACCCAGGAAAAGCTATGCTGGAATTTTGGCCGCAAACGCCGGTCTATCGCCATGGGGGTATACCGGACCAGCTTAATCAAGTGGCCGGTTCAATATACCGCTGCTGACCCTGACACGACCAGATTCATCCCCCTTGGGATGGATGAAAAACTGTCCCTCCAAGAAATCTGTGAAAAACACCCCAAAGGCCAGGAGTACGGCTACATTGTTTCATCCTATAAAAAGTTCCCCTATCTCACCGATGCTGCGGGGGAAACCCTCTCGTTCCCGCCGGTTATCAACAGTGCCCGGATTGGGGCTGTGGAAGTAGGTGATTCGGAACTCTTTGTGGAAATGACCGGTACGGACCTCGAGTCCCTTACCCTGGCAGTCAACATGACTGCCTGCGACTTCGCAGATATGGGCTATACGGTCCATCCGGTCACCGTCGAATACCCCTATGACACCCCCTTTGGCAGAACCCTCACCTTCCCCTACTATTTCCAGAAACCGACCTTCTGTTCCCTGAAACGGATCGAAAAATTCCTCGGCGAAGCTTTAAGCGGCCCCGACTGTGTAGCGGCCCTGCAACGGATGGGCTGTAGGGCTGAACTGGCAGAGGACACCGAAGCTGGTTCCAGTGAAAAAACGATGGGCCTCAGGGTCTATCCGCCGGAATACCGGAACGACTTCCTCCATGCGGCGGATGTGGTTGAGGATGTCATGATCGGCCGAACTCTGCCATCCTTTACCCCCCTGAAACCCCGGGACTTTACCATTGGACGGCTTACCCCCATCACCCAGTTCTCCCGCAAGGTGAAGGAACTGATGATCGGCCTTGGATACCAGGAGATGATTTACAACTATCTCGGATCCGGTAAGGATTTTATCGAAAAGATGTGCCGGGATGGATCCCAGATCGTCCGGATCAGCAATCCCATGACTGAAAACTATGAATATGTCCGGGATTCGGTGCTGGCTTCCCTCATGATTTCCGAATCTGTTTCGGCCCATGCGGTGTTCCCCCATAAAATTTTTGAAGTAGGCAAAGTGGCTTACCGGGATGCCTCAGAAAACTATGGGGTAAAAACCCGGCAGCATCTGGGCTTTGTCCATGCCGCTTCCGATGCTAACTTTAATACCGTCGCAAGCCAACTCCAGGCCCTGTTCTACTATCTTTCCCGTGAATACGAGGTAGAAGAAGTCGTGGATAACAGATTTATTCCAGGCCGAGCCGCAGGTATTGTATATAAAGGGCAGCGTATCGGGGTCTTTGGTGAAGTACACCCCCAGGTTCTGGAAAACTGGGGTATCACCATGCCCTGTACCGCCTGCGAGGTGGATCTGGACGCCCTGTTATAA